Proteins co-encoded in one Medicago truncatula cultivar Jemalong A17 chromosome 8, MtrunA17r5.0-ANR, whole genome shotgun sequence genomic window:
- the LOC25502843 gene encoding probable LRR receptor-like serine/threonine-protein kinase At3g47570 yields the protein MTNLQYLHLDHNNFVGNIPSSIFNSSNLIQFQLSVNAFSGTLPNIDFGDLVLLELFHIYNNNLTIEDSHQFFTSLTNCRHLKYLDLSGNHVLPNLPKSIGNITSEFFRAQSCGIEGNIPVEVGNMSNLLLLSLYDNNINEPIPHSLKGLEKLQVLSLAYNALKGSFIDELCLIKSLGELYLENNKLSGVLPTCSGNMTSLRKLNVGSNNLNSKIPTSLWGLTDILMLDLSSNAFIGDFPPDIGNLRELVILDLSRNQISSNIPTTISSLQNLQNLSLAHNKLNGSIPTSLGEMVSLISLDLSQNMLAGVIPKSLESLLYLQNINFSYNRLQGEIPDGGPFKNCTTQSFMHNGPLCGNIRLQVPPCATNGFNERKLLGRGSFGSVYQGELPDGEIIAVKVFDLQSEAKSKSFDAECNAMRNLRHRNLVKIISSCSNLDFKSLVMEFMSNGSVDSWLYSNNYCLSFLQRLNIMIDVASALKYLHHGSSMPVVHCDLKPSNVMLDENMVARVSDFGIAKLMDEGQSKTHTQTLATIGYLAPKCGTKGIVSVKGDIYSYGIMLMEIFTRRKPTDDIFVAELSLKTWISESLPNSIMEVLDSNLVQQIGEQIDDILIYMSSIFGLALNCCEDSPEARINIADVIASLIKIKTLILSASRV from the exons ATGACTAACTTGCAATATCTACACTTGGATCATaacaattttgttggaaatattCCAAGTAGTATATTCAACTCTTCTAATcttattcaatttcaattgagTGTCAATGCATTCAGTGGAACTCTACCCAATATTGATTTTGGAGATTTAGTATTGCTTGAATTGTTTCACatatataacaacaatttgacaATCGAAGATTCTCATCAATTCTTTACTTCCTTGACAAATTGTAGGCATTTGAAATATCTAGACTTATCAGGGAATCATGTACTACCCAATCTTCCTAAGTCAATTGGAAACATAACTTCAGAATTCTTCCGGGCACAGTCATGTGGAATTGAGGGTAATATTCCCGTAGAAGTTGGAAACATGAGCAACTTGCTATTACTTTCTCTATATGACAATAATATAAATGAACCAATACCTCATTCACTCAAAGGGCTAGAGAAGCTTCAAGTATTGTCTCTTGCTTACAATGCACTCAAAGGATCATTCATTGATGAGCTCTGTCTAATTAAGAGTTTAGGTGAGTTGTATCTAGAAAATAATAAGCTTTCTGGTGTTTTACCAACATGTTCGGGAAATATGACTTCTCTTAGAAAATTGAACGTAGGATCTAACAATTTGAACTCTAAGATACCTACATCTCTTTGGGGTCTCACTGATATATTAATGTTAGATTTGTCCTCCAATGCTTTTATTGGTGATTTTCCACCCGATATTGGGAATTTGAGAGAACTTGTAATATTAGATCTATCAAGAAATCAAATTTCAAGCAACATTCCTACAACCATCAGTTCCTTACAAAATTTGCAGAATCTCTCCTTAGCTCATAACAAATTGAATGGGTCAATTCCCACATCACTTGGTGAAATGGTAAGCTTGATCTCCTTGGACTTGTCCCAAAATATGCTAGCTGGTGTTATTCCAAAGTCATTAGAATCACTTTTGTACCTTCAGAACATCAACTTCTCATATAATAGATTACAAGGAGAGATTCCTGATGGTGGACCTTTCAAGAACTGCACAACTCAATCTTTTATGCATAATGGACCACTTTGTGGAAATATTCGCCTCCAAGTACCACCTTGTG CAACAAATGGATTCAATGAGAGAAAATTACTTGGAAGGGGGAGCTTTGGCTCTGTGTATCAAGGGGAGCTTCCTGATGGTGAGATTATTGCAGTCAAAGTATTTGATTTACAATCAGAGGCAAAATCAAAGAGCTTTGATGCAGAATGCAATGCAATGAGAAATCTACGGCATCGAAATCTGGTAAAGATTATCAGTAGTTGCTCAAATCTTGATTTCAAATCATTGGTGATGGAGTTCATGTCAAATGGAAGTGTAGACAGTTGGTTATATTCAAATAACTATTGTCTAAGTTTCTTGCAAAGGTTAAATATAATGATAGATGTTGCATCTGCATTGAAATATCTTCATCATGGTTCTTCAATGCCTGTGGTTCACTGTGATCTAAAGCCCTCCAATGTCATGTTGGATGAAAATATGGTTGCCCGTGTTAGTGATTTTGGTATTGCTAAGCTCATGGATGAAGGTCAATCTAAAACTCATACACAGACTTTAGCTACTATTGGATACCTTGCACCAA AGTGTGGAACTAAGGGGATTGTTTCTGTGAAAGGAGATATTTACAGCTATGGGATTATGCTAATGGAAATCTTCACAAGAAGAAAGCCAACAGATGATATATTTGTTGCAGAACTAAGTTTGAAGACATGGATCAGTGAATCATTGCCAAATTCAATTATGGAGGTCTTGGATTCAAATTTAGTCCAACAAATTGGGGAACAAATTGATGACATATTGATTTACATGTCATCTATTTTTGGTTTAGCCCTGAATTGTTGCGAAGATTCACCTGAAGCAAGAATTAATATTGCAGATGTTATTGCGTCGTTAATCAAAATCAAGACTTTGATTCTTAGCGCAAGCAGGGTCTAG